One Ricinus communis isolate WT05 ecotype wild-type chromosome 2, ASM1957865v1, whole genome shotgun sequence DNA segment encodes these proteins:
- the LOC8285110 gene encoding vacuolar protein sorting-associated protein 45 homolog, translating to MVLVTAVRDYINRMLQDISGMKVLILDSQTVSIVSVVYSQSELLQKEVFLVELVDSISKSKESMSHLKAVCFLRPTSENIQHLRRQLASPRFGEYHLFFSNMLKDTQIHILADSDEQEVVQQVQEFYADFVANDPFHFTLNIPSNHIYMLPAVVDPSGLQHFCGRVIDGIAALFLALKRRPVIRYQRTSDVAKRIAQETAKLMYQQESGLFDFRKTEVSPLLLIVDRRDDPVTPLLNQWTYQAMVHELIGIQDNKVDLRSIGKIPKDQQEVVLSSEQDAFFKANMYENFGDIGMNIKRMVDDFQQVAKSNQNIQTIEDMAKFVDNYPEYRKMHGNVSKHVTLVTEMSKIVEERRLMLVSETEQELACNGGQGAAFEAVTNLLNNENVSDFDCLRLVSLYALRYEKESPVQLMQLFNKLASRSPKYKPGLVQFLLKQAGVDKRTGDLYGNRDLMNIARNMARGLKGVENVYTQHQPLLFQTMESIIRGRMRDVDYPFVGNHYQQGRPQDVVIFVVGGTTYEESRSVALQNASNTGIRFILGGSVVLNSKRFLKDLEEGHRIARSSSSMV from the exons ATGGTGCTGGTAACGGCAGTACGCGATTACATTAACCGGATGCTACAGGACATTTCCGGCATGAAAGTTCTTATTCTCGATTCCCAAACg GTGAGTATTGTAAGTGTTGTCTACTCACAATCAGAGCTTCTTCAGAAGGAAgtatttttggtagaattggTAGATTCCATTTCCAAGTCAAAAGAATCTATGTCTCATCTAAAAGCAGTTTGCTTTCTTCGCCCTACCTCAGAGAATATTCAGCATTTGCGCCGCCAGTTAGCTAGTCCCCGATTTGGGGAATATCACTTAT TTTTCTCAAACATGTTGAAGGATACCCAAATTCATATTTTAGCTGATTCTGATGAACAGGAAGTTGTACAGCAAGTTCAG GAATTTTATGCAGATTTTGTTGCAAATGATCCCTTTCATTTTACATTGAATATTCCCTCAAATCACATTTATATGCTCCCAGCAGTTGTAGATCCTTCTGGTTTGCAGCACTTCTGTGGTAGAGTTATTGATGGTATTGCCGCGCTTTTTTTGGCTCTAAAACGAAGACCGGTTATTCGATATCAAAGAACCTCTGATGTCGCAAAGAGGATAGCGCAGGAAACAGCG AAGTTGATGTACCAACAGGAAAGTGGGCtctttgattttagaaaaacaGAAGTTTCCCCTTTGTTACTTATTGTTGATCGAAGGGATGACCCTGTGACTCCACTGCTAAATCAGTGGACCTATCAG GCTATGGTTCATGAATTAATAGGTATTCAGGATAATAAAGTAGATTTAAGAAGTATTGGAAAAATTCCAAAAGATCAAcag GAGGTTGTGCTGTCATCAGAGCAAGATGCCTTCTTCAAAGCTAACATGTACGAGAATTTTGGAGATATTGGAATGAATATCAAGCGGATGGTGGATGATTTTCAGCAAGTTGCAAAAAGTAATCAAAACATCCAGACAATAG AGGACATGGCCAAATTTGTTGACAACTATCCTGAGTACCGGAAAATGCATGGCAATGTCTCAAAGCATGTGACACTGGTGACAGAAATGAGCAAGATAGTTGAAGAGAGAAGGCTCATGCTAGTTTCAGAAACAGAACAGGAGTTGGCTTGCAATGGTGGCCAAGGTGCAGCTTTTGAG GCTGTGACAAAccttttaaataatgaaaatgtaTCTGATTTTGACTGTCTTCGCCTGGTGAGTTTATATGCTTTGCGCTACGAGAAGGAGAGTCCTGTTCAACTGATGCAGCTTTTCAACAAACTGGCTTCTCGATCTCCCAAATACAAGCCTGGG CTTGTCCAATTTCTTCTGAAGCAAGCAGGTGTGGATAAACGAACTGGGGATCTTTATGGGAATCGAGATCTTATGAATATTGCTCGTAATATGGCTCGTGGTTTGAAG GGAGTAGAAAATGTATACACCCAACATCAGCCTCTCCTGTTCCAAACAATGGAAAGCATAATCAGAGGGCGGATGAGAGATGTGGACTACCCTTTTGTTGGGAATCACTATCAACAAGGAAG GCCACAGGATGTggttatttttgttgttggtGGAACAACATATGAGGAATCTCGTTCTGTTGCTTTACAAAATGCCAGCAATACTGGAATTCGATTCATACTTGGTGGTTCTGTGGTTCTTAATTCAAAGAG GTTTCTCAAGGACCTTGAGGAAGGTCACAGGATAGCTCGATCCAGCTCCAGTATGGTTTGA
- the LOC8285109 gene encoding uncharacterized protein LOC8285109 isoform X2 gives MGSIGEDELIDQMVRDYYEPESPSISNLPAIISSSSLPPLPQRPQSILQDILLEATDMEKQVLEKVLMYVRNMGEPNSLKKWVVLRLKMDGYKVSICKTSWPWVSSVGRSKGDYEYIEVMIMDSNSGKPTRLIVEMDFKSQFELARPTQAYKDIINNLPSIFIATEDRLNKVISFVCSALKESLKENGIYIPPWRKAKYMQSKWFSKNCKKVCVSPNIEMDMEENCRDEGTTSSSMTTCCPSIF, from the exons atggGTAGCATTGGCGAAGATGAACTCATTGATCAAATGGTCAGAGACTATTATGAACCTGAATCACCTTCCATATCTAATCTTCCTGCTATTATCTCTTCATCATCACTACCACCTCTCCCTCAAAGGCCTCAATCAATCTTGcag GATATTCTTTTGGAAGCTACTGATATGGAGAAACAAGTTCTTGAAAAAGTTCTAATGTATGTTAGAAATATGGGAGAACCCAATAGTCTCAAGAAATGGGTGGTCTTGAGATTAAAAATGGATGGCTACAAAGTTTCTATTTGCAAAACTTCCTGGCCATGGGTTTCCTCTGTTGGACGCTCTAAAG GTGATTATGAGTACATAGAAGTGATGATCATGGACAGCAACAGTGGCAAGCCAACAAGGTTGATAGTGGAAATGGATTTTAAGTCACAGTTTGAGTTGGCAAGGCCAACACAAGCCTACAAAGACATCATCAACAATCTTCCTTCAATTTTTATTGCCACTGAAGATAGGCTTAACAAGGTAATATCATTTGTATGTTCAGCTCTTAAAGAATCACTTAAAGAAAACGGTATTTACATTCCTCCTTGGAGAAAGGCCAAGTACATGCAATCTAAATGGTTTTCCAAGAACTGCAAAAAGGTCTGTGTCTCACCAAACATAGAAATGGATATGGAGGAAAACTGCAGAGACGAAGGTACTACTAGTAGTAGCATGACTACATGCTGTCCTTCCATATTTTAG
- the LOC8285109 gene encoding uncharacterized protein LOC8285109 isoform X1 — translation MGSIGEDELIDQMVRDYYEPESPSISNLPAIISSSSLPPLPQRPQSILQDILLEATDMEKQVLEKVLMYVRNMGEPNSLKKWVVLRLKMDGYKVSICKTSWPWVSSVGRSKVSQLVGDYEYIEVMIMDSNSGKPTRLIVEMDFKSQFELARPTQAYKDIINNLPSIFIATEDRLNKVISFVCSALKESLKENGIYIPPWRKAKYMQSKWFSKNCKKVCVSPNIEMDMEENCRDEGTTSSSMTTCCPSIF, via the exons atggGTAGCATTGGCGAAGATGAACTCATTGATCAAATGGTCAGAGACTATTATGAACCTGAATCACCTTCCATATCTAATCTTCCTGCTATTATCTCTTCATCATCACTACCACCTCTCCCTCAAAGGCCTCAATCAATCTTGcag GATATTCTTTTGGAAGCTACTGATATGGAGAAACAAGTTCTTGAAAAAGTTCTAATGTATGTTAGAAATATGGGAGAACCCAATAGTCTCAAGAAATGGGTGGTCTTGAGATTAAAAATGGATGGCTACAAAGTTTCTATTTGCAAAACTTCCTGGCCATGGGTTTCCTCTGTTGGACGCTCTAAAG TTTCTCAATTAGTAGGTGATTATGAGTACATAGAAGTGATGATCATGGACAGCAACAGTGGCAAGCCAACAAGGTTGATAGTGGAAATGGATTTTAAGTCACAGTTTGAGTTGGCAAGGCCAACACAAGCCTACAAAGACATCATCAACAATCTTCCTTCAATTTTTATTGCCACTGAAGATAGGCTTAACAAGGTAATATCATTTGTATGTTCAGCTCTTAAAGAATCACTTAAAGAAAACGGTATTTACATTCCTCCTTGGAGAAAGGCCAAGTACATGCAATCTAAATGGTTTTCCAAGAACTGCAAAAAGGTCTGTGTCTCACCAAACATAGAAATGGATATGGAGGAAAACTGCAGAGACGAAGGTACTACTAGTAGTAGCATGACTACATGCTGTCCTTCCATATTTTAG